In the genome of Globicephala melas chromosome 3, mGloMel1.2, whole genome shotgun sequence, one region contains:
- the SMIM15 gene encoding small integral membrane protein 15 isoform X2 codes for MFDIKAWAEYVVEWAAKDPYGFLTTVILALTPLFLASAVLSWKLAKMIEAREKEQKKKQKRQENIAKAKRLKKD; via the coding sequence ATGTTTGATATAAAGGCTTGGGCTGAGTATGTTGTGGAATGGGCTGCAAAGGACCCATATGGCTTCCTTACAACAGTTATTCTGGCCCTAACTCCGTTGTTTCTAGCAAGTGCTGTACTGTCTTGGAAATTGGCCAAGATGATCGAGGCCAGGGAAAAggagcaaaagaagaaacaaaaacgtcaagaaaatattgcaaaagcTAAACGACTAAAAAAGGATTGA
- the SMIM15 gene encoding small integral membrane protein 15 isoform X1, with translation MAQPETGPSTSSGRIQARAGLWAGRESRGFRLPASGLEVSWELGVRTHSLGCAVGEAGGGRSRSFAPVPGGGGHGADGPSI, from the exons ATGGCGCAGCCGGAAACTGGCCCCTCGACTTCCTCAGGCCGGATCCAGGCAAGGGCCGGCCTGTGGGCGGGTCGGGAAAGCCGCGGCTTCCGCCTTCCTGCTTCCGGCCTGGAGGTTAGTTGGGAGTTGGGGGTACGAACCCACAGTCTCGGTTGCGCTGTAGGGGAGGCCGGTGGTGGCCGCAGCCGCAGTTTTGCCCCCGTGCCCGGCGGAGGCGGCCACGGCGCCGACGGCCCAAG TATATAG